In Granulicella mallensis MP5ACTX8, the sequence ATAGAAGATGTGCGAGTGCTTCGCGCCCTGGTACGAGTTCCAGTGGCGATAGAGCAGGTGGTCGAAGATCAGCGCCTTCACCGGATTTTTCGCTGCCGCAGCATCCTTCTCCTCATTGCACTGAGCCTCTTCGGTAAACCGCTGCGATCCTGCAGCCTGGCTCTCGCACTCCGGATACACGTTCGATGCAAACAGGAAGTGCTCGCTATCGGGAGCCCAGATGGCTCCATCGGCCTCGGTCTCGAGGTTCGTCACCTGCCGTCCGGCGGCCAGCGTACCTGCCGCATCGTCCCAGTGCGCGATCCAGATCTGTCCGCTGCCACCCTGTGTGCTCGAATACATCACGCTCTTGCCGTCGGGTGAGAAGCGGCCGTTCGTCTCGCCATCCCCGCTGGTGAGCTGCACCTCTTTGCCACCGGCAATCGGCACTACCCATAGATGGTTGGTCCTGGTGTTCTTTTCAAGCGACACATCTGTCACCGAGAACAGCACCCACTTCCCACTCGGCGAAACCTGCGGATCGCTCACGCGTTTCATCGCCTGCAGATCGGCAAAGGTCATCGGCCGTTTGGCCGCTGCGTTTGAAGTTTGCGCGCTCGCAGCGCCAGTCATCCCCGCGAGGAGGCCTAAGGCCAAAATCGTACGAAGTCTCATCGCGCCAGTCTAACTCCGAAAGGCTGAGTGTGTTTTCTATTCAACAAACGATGCCGTCTGAAACGCCTTTGCTCTTGCTTTTCTGGCTTGTCATTCCGAGCGCAGCGAGCGAATCTGCTTCCTCCCGTTCTTCGTTGGCCTTGCCCAGAAGCCTATGTCCCCGCACTGAAAACGTGAACAGTACCGCGTAACGTTTGTGGAGTCACGAGCAAAAAGCGGGAGACAGCAGATTCGCTCGCTGCGCACGGAATGACAACAAGAAAAGCAAAACTTCCTACCTGCCCACCTCGTCTATCCTGTTGAAGAGAACTATGCGCCTCTCCAAGCCCATCCTCCTCGTCGCCGCACTCGCCGTCACCACTGCCCCGGCCTTCGCCCAATCGGGCTTTGGCCCGCTTGATCCGGCACAGCCCACCGGCATCACCGTGGCGCAGATCATCGAGAAGATGGGCGCGCGCGAAAGTGAGTTTGCCGCGGCGCGCGACCAGTACACCTTTCGCCAGGACGTCAAATTCAACACCCTCTCCGACGACACCAACCGCCCCGACGGCGAGTACCACCAGGTCACCGACATCACCTTCGACAAGGACGGCAAGCGCCAGGAACACGTCGTCTTCGCGCCGCAGAACAGCATCGAGCGCGTCATCATGACCGAGAACGATTTTCGCGACATCGAGAAGCGCCTGCCCTTTGTTCTAACCGCGCCGGAGCTACCCCAGTACGACATCAACTACCTCGGTAGACAAAAGGTAGATGAGCTCGACACCTATGTTCTCGACGTCAAACCGAAGGTCCTGGAGAAGGGCCACCGCTACTTTCAGGGCAAGGTCTGGGTCGATCAGCAGGATCTTGAGATCGTCATGGTAAACGGCATGAACGTGCCGCAGGACATGCGCAAGGGCCACGAAGACCTCTCGCCCCCCTTCACTACCTACTACCAGCAGATCGACGATAAATACTGGTTCCCGACCTACACCAAGGCCGAGGGCAACCTGCACTTCGCCGCGCAGCAAGGCGCGCTGTCACAGGACGTCCACGTGCGCACGATCATTCACTACACCGACTACAAGCGCTTCCACGTCAACGTGACGATCAAGTACAACGGCGAAGATCTCCCCAACGAGACAGATTCGAAGCCGAAGGACACGCCGAAGCAGTAAGGCGCAACGGCAACAGCGTTACGCCGCCTGGTCCGACTCGAAGTACAGATACTTTCGCCAGTTCGCATCCGCGCTGCCGATCATCCGCATGATGTGCCGGCTGGTATGCAGCGAGAACGGACGCGGCTCGCGCAGCAGGCGCATGTCGGTCAGTTCGTGCAGCATCTGGCTGCCTTTGCGGCGATTGCAGTCACGGCAGCACGCGACGAGGTTCTCCCACGTCGACAGGCCTCCGCGGCAACGCGGAATCACGTGGTCCAGCGTGAGTTCCGCTGCCGTCAACACCTCCTGGCAGTACTGGCAGGTGTTGCGGTCGCGCAGCAGGATGTTCTTGCGGCTCAACGCGCGTGTCTGGTGAGGAATGCGGCGGTACTCCAGCAGACGGATGACGCTGGGCATCTGCATGTTCACTCGGTGCGAGTGCAGCACGCTGCCCTGCTCTTCCTCGGTGCGCGCCACCCCCTTGAGCACCAGCACCAATGCCCGGCGTGCGCCGCAGATGTTGATCGGTTCATAGCTCGCATTCAGCACGAGCACCGGCGTCTGCATCGCCGGCTGCCTGAATACGCCCATGCGTATGTCGATCGCCTCGGCGCGGGCCGTGCCCGGCACCGGGTGAGTCGTGTGGTGTCTGCTACCTGTTCGCTTCGTCCGCATTTTCCGTATATCCCCAGCCTGCATTCCTGCCCTCCAGGTTTATGTGTCGCCCAATGCCACAACCGCCAACTGCTAGTTCACTGCTGCCTTCATATCCCAGCGGGCAACACTGCCCGCCGGATTGCTTACAAAGCCATTCACACTTCCGCGAACACTCTCTGCCTGCGCTCTCGCTACCGTCGCAACCCAGACCTTCGAAGCCCCCGCTCGCATCAACACTCGCGCGCATTCGCGTGCCGTCGCTCCGGTGGTCAGAATGTCATCGACAAGCAAGACCTCACGCCCTCGAATCTCATCCGCACGCTCCACACGAAACGCTCCGCGCAGACTCTTTCTTCGCGCACCGGGATCGAGCACGAACAGAGGCCGCGTATCGCGAACACGCTGCAGAACACCGGGTGACATCCGCAACTTCCACTCCGGACGCAACCGACGCAGTCTGGCAAGACCCGCTTCAGCCAGCACCTCGGCCTGGTTGAAACCACGGCTGCGCTGCCGGCTCGCAAACAGCGGCACCGGCACAACCACCAGATCATTGGCGGCTTCGCCTTCGAGCTTCAGAATCGCCGCAGCCATGCTGTCGCCCAGAATATGATCGGCGACGCGGCGCATTCCGTTGAACTTGAGCAGGTGCAGCATCTCGCGCACCTCATCGTCATAGACGGCAAAGGCTACAGCCTTCGCAAACTCCGGCGGGGCCAGCCTGCACATCGTGCATTCCGTCATACCCATTCCGGCAGCAAACCGTGCCGATTCCATACCCAGGGCGTCGCCGCAGCGACTGCACAGCACGTCGGTCTGCGCTCCCACACACGCAACGCATGCTTCACAAACCTGCGCCTTGGAGAGCGCAACCATCGGGGCGCCACAAACGCGGCAATCCGACGGGAAGATCACATTCACGAGGTCCGCGACAGCCCCACCCATCGCGGTTCGGCTACTTCGGAGAACGCGCGTCACCGCACGCCATCCAGCCGCGCCCGCATACTGGCCAGGCGGCCCTCCACTTTCGAGTTGGACATCCTTCACGCTTTCGCTGCTGAAGACGAACCTCACCCGCGGCACGGCGAGAAGAAGCGCCAGCTGTGCCGATTGCCTGCAGTATAGTCCTGCTACCGCCGCCGCTGCAATCCGGACACGCGAACCAAACATGATTCACGCGCCTAACCTGTTTCCTGTTAACTGTTTGCTGTTCCCTGTATCTGCTCCTGCTACACTCACCAGTTCCACCTAAAATCCATGAACGCACTCACCCAGCTCTCCCCCGACGAAACCCTCTTCCGCGACACGGTCCGCAACTTCGCGCGTGCCGAGATCGCCCCGCTCGTCCGCTCCATGGACGAAGAGCAGAAGTTTGAGCCGAAGCTGCTGCGCAAGCTCTTCGAGCTCGGCCTCATGGGCATTCAAGTCCCGGAACAATACGGCGGCGCTGCAGGAACGCTCTTCGAAGCCGTACTCGCGGTGGAAGAGATCTCCGCCGTCGATCCCGCGGTCGGCGTGCTGGTCGACGTGCAGAACACCCTCGTCATCAGCGCCCTGATGCGCTGGGCCAATGAAGCTCAGAAGAAATCCTGGCTGCCCAAACTCGCCGAGAGCCTTACCGGGGCGTACGCGCTCTCTGAGGCCGTCAGCGGCTCGGACGCCTTCGCGCTGCAATGCCGCGCGGCGAGACAAGAAGACGGCGACTACCTCCTCAACGGCTCAAAGCTGTGGATCACCAACGCCGTCGAAGCCGGGCTATTCCTGGTCTTCGCCACGCTCGACGCCACGGCGGGCTACAAGGGCATCACCTGCTTCCTCGTCGAGAAGGGCACGCCCGGCTTTACCCTCGGGCGCAAAGAAGACAAGCTCGGCATCCGCGCCAGCAGCACCTGCGAGCTGCTCTTCAGCAACTGCCGCGTGCCCGCCGCCAACGTCCTCGGAGAACCCGGCAAAGGCTACAAGATCGCCATCGAGACGCTGAACGAAGGCCGCATCGGAATCGGGGCGCAGCTTGTCGGTCTGGCCTCGGGAGCCTGGCGTCACGCCGCCCGCTACGCCCGCGAACGCAAGCAGTTCGGCAAGCCGCTGGCCGAGTTCCAGGCCATGCAGTTCCAACTCGCGCGCATGGCAATGGACGTGGAAGCCGCTCGGCTCATGGTCTACAACGCCGCCCGGCTGAAAGACTCCGGCGTGGAGTACCTGAAAGAGGCCGCCATGGCGAAGCTCTTCGCCTCCGAGGTTGCCGAACGTACGGCATCGCTTGCCGTCGAGGTCTTCGGCGGAGCCGGCTTCGTGAAGGAGTACCCGGTCGAAAAGCTCTACCGCGATGCCAAGATCGGCAAAATCTATGAGGGCACAAGCTTTATGCAGTTGGCTACGATCGCGAAACTCACGATTTCCTCGGCCTGAGACATTGAATGGCCGTTGCCGAATATTTGATGATTGAGAGACATAGAGATACCGGTGTAGATTACCTGTGCAGGCACGCAGTACCTATCGAGGTCTCGTATGCGCGGTTCGCTCATCGTTTCGGTTCTATTTCTCGCAGCCTCCTCGCTCTCCGCGCAGGACACGAAAACCGCAACCGTCGTCATGCAGGGTAAGGCCACGACCCTCGTGATTAAGCCCTCCGGAGATTGTCCGATCGGCTTTTTCGGAGACCTGACCTCGCCCTCGACGACCGAACTCCTGGCCAAGGGCACTACCGGTCAATATCCGCTCAACGGCACGACAGACCCAGCCCTCCACATTCCCACACAAGACAAGAGACCCCACCTTGAGCTCTCGTTCGACGGCTCAAAAGCTACGGCGAAACTCCTGAAAGTCCACGTCACGGTCTACGGCTCGCCCAAGGGTCCGCATGTGATGCTCGTCAACTCCGGCACGGACGGCTTCGTAGCGGAAGATTTCGATCTGACGACCCAGGCAAAGATAGCGGCAACGTCCTTTCACTCGGACGTCTATCCCCAGACCATGGGTGTCGCCCAGTGGGCGGAGATCAGCCAGATCGACTATGCGGATGGTTCCACCTGGCACGCGTCCTCGACATCAACCTGCAAAGTGTCTCTCACGGGGTTCAAGCGCGTCGATTCCGCCCGCTAAGAACCCATTTTGGCTAAAGGATGAGTATCGCCCGCCCGCCAACGGGTGATGGGCTATCCTTAAAGCTCCACGTGTCCACTACTGCCACATCCACGGCTCTCCACTCGCACGCGCGCAGCTCCTCGCTGCTCGCCGACTACGCGACCCTCTTTAAGCTGCGCGTCTCCACGATGGTCATCATCACCGCGGCCGCCGGTTTCTACCTCGGGTCCTTGCGCTCGGGCATCAGCCCGTTTCATATGGGCCTTCTGGAAGCGCTCCTCGGCATTGCGGTCGTCACAGCCGGCTCCAGCGCGCTGAACCAGGCCCTGGAGCGCACGACCGACCGCCTCATGCCCCGCACGGCCTCACGGCCCATGGCGCAGAACCGCATCTCGCTCGCACACGGGCTGATCATCGGCTTCCTCTGCGTCTTCGGCGGCTCGCTCTACCTGGCCTACGCGACCAACCCGCTCACCGGGACGCTGACGCTGCTCACCGCCGTCGGCTACGTGGCGATCTACACCCCGCTCAAGCGCATCACCACGCTCAACACTTTTATCGGAGCCTTCCCCGGAGCGCTGCCCCCGCTCATCGGCTGGACCGCCGCACGCGGACTCATCGAGTGGCCCGCCGTCGCGCTCTTCGCCATCCTCTTCGTCTGGCAGTTTCCGCACTTCATGGCCATCGGCTGGATGTACCGCGCTGACTACGCGCAGGCCGGCATCCGCGTCACCGCCACCCAGGAGCCCCTGCGCGACGCCGCCCGCTCCTCCGCCATCCAGTCGCTCTTCTACGCCGTGCTCATGATTCCGGTGAGCCTCTGGACGACCTGGTTGCACGTTACCGGCCTGCCCTATGCGATCGTCGCCGGCGTTCTCGGCCTCTGGTATCTCTACGCGACCCTTCGATTCGTACGCATCACGCGCAACCCCAGTGATCCCGAGAACCGCGCTCTCGCTCGCCAACTGCTCAAGGTGTCGGTGATCTACCTGCCGCTGCTGCTACTCGCGATGATGCTCAACGCCCAGGGACGTCTCCTGTTCTAACCTCTGCCTGCGAACGAAAGAAATAGAATGCCAGCCACGACCGACAACCCGAACTACCGCACGCCGCCCTCCATCATTGCCGCCATCATCGGCATCAGTGCTGTGGCCTCGCTCTTTCTTGCCTGGCTGGTCTATTACCACCAGCCCGTGGATGTCGCCGGAACGCACCTCAGGTTCCTGCCCGCGCTGAACGCAGCGCTCAATTCGCTCTGCACGGTATTTCTACTTGTGGGCTACCGCTTCATCATGCAGCGCAAGATCACCGCGCACCGCAACAGCATGTTCGGGGCCTTCCTGGTCTCGAGCCTGTTCCTGGTCAGCTACATCGTCAATCACGCTCTGCACGGCGATATGCGCTTCCTCGCCCAGGGACATGCGTTGCGCGTCACCTACTTCGCGCTGCTCATCTCGCACATCTTCCTCAGCGTCGTGGCGTTGCCGATGATCCTGATCACGTTCTTTCTTTCGCTTACGGGCCGGTTCCCCGCGCATCGCAGGCTCGCCCGCTGGACGTACCCCATCTGGCTTTACGTGTCGGTCACCGGCGTCGTGGTGTACGCGATGCTTGCCGCTTATCGCTAAACAGCTCACAGGGCCCAGGGTTCAGGGCCCAGAATGCAGAACCCACCGAGCCCTAGACACTAAGCCCTGTACCCTCCCCCCTATGCACCCAGACACCCGCAAACTTCTCCGTACCGGCGCTGCTATCTTCCTTACAGGCGCCCTCGCGGCTGTACTTATGCTGACGGTCTTCGGCGGCGTCACCCAGCAGGGCCCGCATACTACCAGCGGCTGGCTCGCGCTGATGCTCGCCATGGGCTGCCTGCCTACCGGCGTGCTCACCCTGCTGCTCGGGTTCGCAAAGCTGATCGGCGATCTTCGCCGCCGTTGATCCACAGAAGCACCCTCTCAACCAGAGAAAGGGGCAATAGGATCGGGATTTCCCTGTAAATCCTCTGCACCGTCTCTGCTATCCTCGATTCCGAACGGAGCAAATCATGGCTAAAGGCGTTAACAAAGTTTTTCTTCTTGGAAATGTGGGCAAAGACCCCGAGATTCGCACTACCGCAGGCGGCATGACCGTTGCAAGCTTCTCGCTTGCGACCGCCGAGCGCGCCAAGGATCAACAGGGCAACTGGGCCGACAAGACGGAGTGGCATAACCTCGTCTGCTTCCAGCGCACCGCGGAGGTCGTCCGCGACTACGTCAAAAAGGGCACCCAGATCTTCGTCGAGGGCAAGATCCAGACTCGCTCATGGGACGACAAGGAATCCGGTCAGAAGAAGTACAGAACCGAGATCCTCGTCAATGAGCTTTCCCTGCTCGGCGGACGCGGCGCGGAAGGCGGCAGTGGCGGTGGCAGCTACGAGCGGTCTTCGTCGAGCTCTTCCAGCAGCTATGCGGGTTCGCGTGCGGCTGCCCCCAGCGCGCCAGCGAACGATTATGCAGATCAGGGCATCACCGATGAAGATATCCCTTTCTAACTAACCCGATGATTACGTCGTAGAACGCAAGAGAGGCCGCTCACTGTTGAACAGCGAGCGGCCTCTCTATTGGCGAGTCTTAGCGGCAGCAGGTGTTTGTGTCGAAGACAGGAGATGCAGTAGCGGTGGTTCCGTTGTAAAGGACAAGGTTGCCGTCATTTTGCATGTCGAGAACCTGGCCTAACAGCCCTGCAGTGTTCGACTGAAAGAGGACCTTGCCATTGTTGTCGTAGAGGACGAAGTTGCCATCGGCCAGCAGGGTCGCTTCAGACGGAATATGCCCTACGGTTCCTGAAGACCAGAGCGGGGTATTGCCGAAGTAGAGAACCAGATTGCCGTCGTCCTGCAGGTAGAGCATGAAGCGTCCATCGCAGGAGACGAGCGGGTGATCGGGGATCAGGCCTTCGCCCGTCAGTAGCGCCGTGCAGGACGTCGTAGGAGCTTTGATGGGTGGAATCCCTGTAGGAACGAAGAGGCCGAGATTCACTGCGTTTGCAATGGCCTGATGTCCCGCATCGTTCGGGTGGAGGTGGTCGCCGCTGTCGAAGGACGCGCGATATTGCAGAGGCATGTTGGGATCGTGGGTTGCCGTATCCTGATCGACGATGCCGTCGCAGCCGCTGGTCGGGCTGAGGAAG encodes:
- a CDS encoding HNH endonuclease — translated: MQAGDIRKMRTKRTGSRHHTTHPVPGTARAEAIDIRMGVFRQPAMQTPVLVLNASYEPINICGARRALVLVLKGVARTEEEQGSVLHSHRVNMQMPSVIRLLEYRRIPHQTRALSRKNILLRDRNTCQYCQEVLTAAELTLDHVIPRCRGGLSTWENLVACCRDCNRRKGSQMLHELTDMRLLREPRPFSLHTSRHIMRMIGSADANWRKYLYFESDQAA
- a CDS encoding ComF family protein, translated to MFGSRVRIAAAAVAGLYCRQSAQLALLLAVPRVRFVFSSESVKDVQLESGGPPGQYAGAAGWRAVTRVLRSSRTAMGGAVADLVNVIFPSDCRVCGAPMVALSKAQVCEACVACVGAQTDVLCSRCGDALGMESARFAAGMGMTECTMCRLAPPEFAKAVAFAVYDDEVREMLHLLKFNGMRRVADHILGDSMAAAILKLEGEAANDLVVVPVPLFASRQRSRGFNQAEVLAEAGLARLRRLRPEWKLRMSPGVLQRVRDTRPLFVLDPGARRKSLRGAFRVERADEIRGREVLLVDDILTTGATARECARVLMRAGASKVWVATVARAQAESVRGSVNGFVSNPAGSVARWDMKAAVN
- a CDS encoding acyl-CoA dehydrogenase family protein, with the translated sequence MNALTQLSPDETLFRDTVRNFARAEIAPLVRSMDEEQKFEPKLLRKLFELGLMGIQVPEQYGGAAGTLFEAVLAVEEISAVDPAVGVLVDVQNTLVISALMRWANEAQKKSWLPKLAESLTGAYALSEAVSGSDAFALQCRAARQEDGDYLLNGSKLWITNAVEAGLFLVFATLDATAGYKGITCFLVEKGTPGFTLGRKEDKLGIRASSTCELLFSNCRVPAANVLGEPGKGYKIAIETLNEGRIGIGAQLVGLASGAWRHAARYARERKQFGKPLAEFQAMQFQLARMAMDVEAARLMVYNAARLKDSGVEYLKEAAMAKLFASEVAERTASLAVEVFGGAGFVKEYPVEKLYRDAKIGKIYEGTSFMQLATIAKLTISSA
- the cyoE gene encoding heme o synthase — protein: MSTTATSTALHSHARSSSLLADYATLFKLRVSTMVIITAAAGFYLGSLRSGISPFHMGLLEALLGIAVVTAGSSALNQALERTTDRLMPRTASRPMAQNRISLAHGLIIGFLCVFGGSLYLAYATNPLTGTLTLLTAVGYVAIYTPLKRITTLNTFIGAFPGALPPLIGWTAARGLIEWPAVALFAILFVWQFPHFMAIGWMYRADYAQAGIRVTATQEPLRDAARSSAIQSLFYAVLMIPVSLWTTWLHVTGLPYAIVAGVLGLWYLYATLRFVRITRNPSDPENRALARQLLKVSVIYLPLLLLAMMLNAQGRLLF
- a CDS encoding DUF420 domain-containing protein, yielding MPATTDNPNYRTPPSIIAAIIGISAVASLFLAWLVYYHQPVDVAGTHLRFLPALNAALNSLCTVFLLVGYRFIMQRKITAHRNSMFGAFLVSSLFLVSYIVNHALHGDMRFLAQGHALRVTYFALLISHIFLSVVALPMILITFFLSLTGRFPAHRRLARWTYPIWLYVSVTGVVVYAMLAAYR
- a CDS encoding single-stranded DNA-binding protein translates to MAKGVNKVFLLGNVGKDPEIRTTAGGMTVASFSLATAERAKDQQGNWADKTEWHNLVCFQRTAEVVRDYVKKGTQIFVEGKIQTRSWDDKESGQKKYRTEILVNELSLLGGRGAEGGSGGGSYERSSSSSSSSYAGSRAAAPSAPANDYADQGITDEDIPF